The Desulfuromonas sp. TF DNA segment AACTTCGGCGACTTCGGTCTTCAGGCGACCGAGTGCGGCTGGCTTTCGGCTCGTCAGATCGAGGCGGCACGCCGGGCCATGACTCGCTACGTCAAAAGGGGTGGCAAGATCTGGATCCGCGTTTTTCCCGATAAGTCCTTGACCAAGAAACCCGCCGAAACCCGTATGGGGAAGGGCAAAGGGTCTCCGGACAGCTGGGTCGCCGTGATTCGGCCCGGGGTGATGCTGTACGAAATGCAGGGGGTGGCCGAGGACGACGCCCGTGAGGCCTTCCGGCTTGCCGCCCATAAGCTCCCCATGAAAACCAAGTTCGTGATTAGGGAGGAGTTGGCCCATGAAGGGTAATGAGCTCAGAGACCTCAGCGTCGCTGATCTGGAGAAGAAGAACCAGGAATTGAACCAGGAGCTGTTCAATCTGAGATTCCAGCTGCACACCGGGCACCTGGAAAACA contains these protein-coding regions:
- the rplP gene encoding 50S ribosomal protein L16 codes for the protein MLMPKKVKHRKQFKGRMTGAACGGTELNFGDFGLQATECGWLSARQIEAARRAMTRYVKRGGKIWIRVFPDKSLTKKPAETRMGKGKGSPDSWVAVIRPGVMLYEMQGVAEDDAREAFRLAAHKLPMKTKFVIREELAHEG
- the rpmC gene encoding 50S ribosomal protein L29; translation: MKGNELRDLSVADLEKKNQELNQELFNLRFQLHTGHLENTARIPEVKKDLARVKTVLRQKQG